One Acetobacterium sp. KB-1 DNA segment encodes these proteins:
- a CDS encoding DapH/DapD/GlmU-related protein, giving the protein MGNQANKKQIHPSAVISNDALIGSRTIIGAGAIIGAGVVIGEDCQIGTGVIIESDSRIENKCVLEPGVIIGKAVTLSKNTKIGIGARITNGVSVGPDSVIKIGEIVLKDMIYKMVFKRGAWIYREDSLNDKNDE; this is encoded by the coding sequence ATGGGTAACCAGGCGAATAAAAAGCAGATTCACCCCAGTGCGGTAATTTCTAACGATGCCCTGATTGGAAGTCGAACCATCATTGGTGCCGGGGCAATCATCGGAGCGGGTGTAGTTATTGGTGAAGATTGCCAGATTGGCACCGGCGTAATCATCGAGTCAGACAGCAGGATTGAAAACAAGTGTGTATTGGAGCCCGGTGTGATAATCGGTAAGGCGGTAACGCTCAGTAAAAATACCAAAATTGGGATTGGTGCCCGGATTACCAATGGGGTAAGCGTTGGACCTGATTCGGTCATAAAAATTGGTGAAATCGTCTTAAAAGATATGATTTATAAAATGGTTTTTAAACGGGGTGCCTGGATTTACCGGGAAGACAGTTTAAATGATAAAAACGATGAGTGA
- a CDS encoding PIN/TRAM domain-containing protein — MIQKILRVSFGIVGVLVGMASANVLVTNTWILKTLRINLTPELEVALYAALIVLFGLIFFILFPLMLKGVKKLSKVVETSMENVRLIDIGLGIGGLVIGLVIAMLISFAFSQIPIPWIGGLLTITIYIVLGYIGFSLPIKKREDILQSLQSVKREKDGNVPVGQKRPTKKKGAAIPKLLDTSVIIDGRIFDICKTGFIEGPLVIPVFVLNELQLISDSADELKRNRGRRGLDILNKIQTDLDIEVQITEEDFEDTHEVDSKLVKLGKSTKGKILTNDYNLNKVATVQGVDVLNINELANAVKPIVLPGEEMKVLLVKGGKENGQAVAYLDDGTMIVVENGKKYIGTTTTVIVTSILQTAAGRMIFAKPKK, encoded by the coding sequence ATGATACAAAAGATACTTCGCGTGTCGTTCGGAATTGTTGGAGTTCTGGTTGGGATGGCTTCAGCCAATGTATTGGTAACCAATACATGGATTTTAAAAACGCTAAGAATTAACCTGACTCCGGAATTGGAAGTTGCCCTTTATGCAGCTCTGATTGTTCTATTTGGACTTATATTTTTCATTCTATTCCCGCTGATGCTCAAGGGCGTAAAAAAACTCTCAAAAGTTGTTGAGACCAGCATGGAAAATGTCCGGCTCATTGACATTGGCCTGGGCATCGGTGGCTTGGTGATTGGCCTGGTGATTGCGATGCTAATCAGCTTTGCATTTTCGCAGATTCCGATTCCCTGGATCGGTGGACTTTTAACCATCACGATTTATATAGTATTAGGCTATATTGGTTTTTCCTTACCGATTAAAAAACGGGAAGACATTCTCCAGTCGCTTCAGAGTGTTAAGCGGGAAAAGGATGGCAATGTGCCAGTTGGTCAAAAGCGACCCACCAAAAAGAAGGGCGCGGCCATTCCCAAGCTACTCGATACCAGCGTGATCATTGATGGACGGATTTTTGATATCTGTAAAACAGGTTTTATTGAAGGTCCCTTAGTGATTCCGGTATTTGTGCTGAATGAACTCCAGTTGATTTCGGACTCAGCCGATGAATTAAAGCGGAATCGGGGTCGTCGCGGTTTGGATATTTTAAATAAAATTCAGACTGATCTGGACATTGAAGTGCAAATTACGGAAGAAGATTTTGAAGATACCCATGAGGTGGATTCAAAATTGGTAAAACTGGGAAAATCAACCAAAGGTAAGATTTTAACCAACGATTATAATCTTAACAAGGTTGCCACGGTTCAAGGGGTGGACGTGCTCAATATTAACGAGTTGGCCAACGCCGTGAAACCAATTGTTCTGCCGGGTGAAGAAATGAAAGTTCTGCTGGTAAAAGGCGGAAAAGAAAACGGCCAGGCCGTTGCCTATCTGGATGATGGAACCATGATTGTTGTTGAAAATGGCAAAAAATATATCGGAACCACCACCACGGTTATTGTTACCAGTATTCTGCAAACAGCAGCTGGACGGATGATTTTTGCAAAACCAAAGAAATAA
- the argS gene encoding arginine--tRNA ligase, with product MYIREKITEQLKKIIGEALNQTIESGALAIEIKPDLFLEMPREKDHGDYSTNIAMQLPKQTKKAPRFIAETLVANMKIADSYVESIEIAGPGFINFKLKPYWQYAVLAEVAELKADYGRSQKNAGKKFNLEFISANPTGPMHMGNARGGAIGDILAAVADWTGYSVTREFYINDAGNQIVKFGDSLDARYRQLMGEEFPFPEDGYQGEDITEHMKVFIEVNGDVHRTMTPEERKPILIDYALNKNLTQMRSDLEAYGIHYDVWFSEQSLYDSGAIEKTIELLGKGGFTYEQEGALWFKATEFGSDKDDVLIRANGLPTYFMADIAYHMDKFINRGFNRCINVWGADHHGHVARLKGALSAVGIDAANFDVVIMQLVRLLRNGEVARMSKRQGKAIALTDLIDEVGVDATRFFFNLRSPDSHFDFDLDLAIEQSNDNPVFYVQYAHARICSIIRQMKEELDNTIPLDYGRLIAKEELNLMEILSNFPDEIVTAEDKLDPSRITRYAIDLAAAFHSFYNACHVRVSDKALMKARVALIEATKQVIQNALSILGVSAPERM from the coding sequence ATGTACATACGCGAAAAGATCACCGAACAACTTAAAAAGATCATCGGAGAAGCCCTTAATCAAACAATTGAATCGGGAGCATTGGCGATAGAAATCAAACCGGATCTTTTTCTGGAAATGCCCAGAGAAAAAGACCATGGTGATTATTCCACCAATATCGCCATGCAGCTTCCCAAACAGACGAAGAAAGCCCCGCGTTTTATTGCTGAAACCCTGGTGGCCAATATGAAAATTGCAGACTCTTATGTTGAGTCAATTGAAATAGCCGGGCCGGGTTTTATTAACTTTAAACTAAAACCCTACTGGCAGTATGCGGTTTTAGCAGAGGTAGCCGAGTTGAAAGCGGATTATGGCCGGAGTCAGAAAAATGCCGGGAAAAAATTCAATCTGGAGTTTATTTCAGCCAATCCCACCGGACCAATGCATATGGGAAACGCCCGAGGTGGGGCCATTGGCGATATTTTAGCGGCGGTGGCCGACTGGACTGGCTATTCTGTTACCCGGGAATTCTATATTAATGACGCTGGAAACCAGATTGTCAAATTTGGCGATTCCCTGGATGCCCGTTACCGACAATTAATGGGCGAAGAGTTCCCCTTTCCTGAGGATGGTTATCAGGGTGAAGACATTACCGAACATATGAAAGTTTTTATTGAAGTAAATGGTGATGTTCACCGAACCATGACCCCGGAAGAACGTAAACCGATATTGATTGATTATGCACTAAATAAAAATCTTACCCAAATGCGAAGTGATCTGGAAGCCTATGGGATCCACTATGATGTCTGGTTTTCAGAACAAAGCCTTTATGACAGCGGTGCTATTGAGAAGACGATTGAGCTGTTGGGAAAAGGCGGATTTACCTACGAACAGGAAGGTGCCTTATGGTTCAAGGCCACCGAATTCGGTTCTGATAAGGACGATGTTTTAATCCGCGCCAACGGACTGCCCACCTATTTTATGGCCGATATTGCCTACCATATGGATAAGTTTATTAACCGGGGCTTCAATCGCTGCATTAACGTCTGGGGCGCCGATCACCACGGCCATGTGGCCCGGCTTAAAGGGGCATTATCGGCGGTCGGTATTGATGCCGCTAATTTTGATGTGGTCATCATGCAACTGGTGCGACTGCTCCGTAATGGCGAAGTGGCAAGAATGTCTAAGCGTCAGGGAAAAGCCATTGCACTGACGGATCTCATCGACGAAGTAGGCGTCGATGCCACCCGCTTCTTCTTTAATCTGCGCTCGCCAGACAGTCATTTTGACTTTGATTTGGATCTGGCCATTGAGCAATCTAATGATAATCCAGTGTTTTATGTGCAGTATGCCCACGCCCGAATTTGCAGCATCATCCGTCAGATGAAAGAAGAATTGGATAATACGATTCCCCTGGATTACGGTCGACTGATCGCAAAAGAAGAATTAAACCTGATGGAAATCCTTTCAAATTTCCCAGATGAAATTGTGACGGCCGAAGATAAATTGGACCCCAGCCGAATTACCCGATATGCCATCGATTTGGCGGCGGCATTCCACAGTTTTTATAATGCCTGCCATGTCCGGGTTTCCGACAAGGCCTTGATGAAAGCTCGCGTTGCACTGATTGAAGCAACTAAGCAGGTGATTCAAAATGCTCTGAGTATTTTGGGCGTATCTGCTCCAGAAAGAATGTAA
- a CDS encoding ThiF family adenylyltransferase produces MKTEAGIFDRTEKLIGQSGLDSLKNSRVILFGVGGVGSFVAEALIRSGVGFLTIVDKDIVESSNLNRQIMANVKTIGKKKVDVMARRLIAINPLSIVHPMHRCYTPESSPEFHLQDYDYVIDAVDMVTAKIDLVIKSQQNKVPIISCMGTGNKMDASRFIITDIYETSICPLAKVMRKELRERGVKSLKVLYSTEEPLTRENPPGSIAFVPSVAGLLIAGEVVRDLLRNGNIEEN; encoded by the coding sequence ATGAAAACAGAAGCAGGTATTTTTGATCGAACTGAGAAACTAATTGGACAATCTGGTTTGGATAGTTTAAAAAACTCACGCGTTATCCTGTTTGGTGTTGGCGGGGTTGGCTCATTTGTCGCTGAGGCGCTAATTCGTAGCGGAGTTGGTTTTTTAACCATTGTCGATAAGGACATCGTCGAGTCCAGCAATCTCAATCGTCAGATCATGGCCAATGTTAAAACCATCGGCAAGAAAAAAGTCGATGTGATGGCCAGAAGGCTGATTGCCATCAATCCGCTGTCCATTGTTCATCCCATGCATCGATGCTATACCCCGGAAAGTTCTCCGGAATTTCATCTCCAGGATTACGACTATGTCATTGACGCAGTGGATATGGTAACCGCAAAAATTGATCTGGTCATCAAAAGTCAGCAAAACAAGGTGCCGATTATCAGTTGCATGGGAACCGGAAACAAGATGGATGCCAGTCGTTTTATTATTACCGATATCTATGAAACCTCAATTTGTCCGCTGGCCAAAGTGATGCGTAAAGAATTGCGGGAACGGGGCGTAAAATCCCTAAAGGTTCTTTATTCCACTGAAGAACCATTAACCAGAGAAAACCCGCCGGGCAGTATTGCCTTTGTTCCCTCGGTGGCCGGACTGCTGATTGCCGGTGAAGTGGTACGGGATCTGCTGAGAAATGGAAATATAGAAGAAAATTAA
- a CDS encoding D-alanine--D-alanine ligase family protein, which produces MKNKLNIGVVFGGQSGEHEVSRVSAYNVLGVIDRDKYNIVTIGISKQGKWFLYAGDAEKIKDGSWEQDQKNLTADFSIFDHPEISKIDVFFPVLHGPMGEDGTIQGVFEMLNKPYVGCGVLSSAVGMDKVFSKIMFQSVGIPTGKYIYFRENDWKCDPDAKIAEIEKALGYPIFVKPANMGSSVGITKAHDRTELVAAIKEAFVYDNKLILEDFVKGREIECAVLEVGDAIRASIPGEVIPSKEFYDYEAKYSATEDSKVVIPADLSPEITQKVRDYAIKAFEAIEGSGLTRVDFFVTEDERILINEVNTLPGFTNISMYPKMWEATGIGYIELVDLIIASAKRKRTTVS; this is translated from the coding sequence ATGAAAAACAAACTCAACATTGGAGTGGTTTTTGGAGGACAGTCGGGCGAGCATGAGGTTTCAAGGGTTTCTGCATACAATGTTTTGGGTGTCATCGATCGGGATAAGTATAATATTGTCACCATCGGGATCTCAAAACAGGGGAAATGGTTTTTATATGCTGGCGATGCCGAGAAGATTAAAGATGGTTCATGGGAACAGGATCAGAAAAACCTTACCGCAGACTTTTCAATCTTTGACCATCCGGAAATATCCAAGATTGACGTTTTTTTTCCGGTTCTTCACGGTCCGATGGGCGAAGATGGGACGATTCAAGGGGTTTTTGAAATGCTGAATAAACCCTATGTCGGGTGTGGTGTGCTAAGCTCAGCAGTGGGAATGGATAAAGTTTTTTCTAAGATTATGTTTCAAAGTGTGGGAATCCCCACCGGGAAGTACATTTATTTCCGGGAAAATGACTGGAAGTGCGATCCCGATGCGAAAATTGCAGAGATTGAAAAGGCATTGGGGTATCCTATTTTTGTTAAGCCAGCGAACATGGGCTCCAGCGTTGGCATCACCAAAGCCCACGACCGAACTGAACTCGTCGCTGCGATTAAAGAAGCCTTTGTTTATGATAATAAACTGATTTTGGAAGACTTTGTCAAAGGGAGAGAAATTGAATGTGCGGTCCTTGAAGTTGGCGACGCTATTCGGGCCTCGATTCCCGGGGAGGTTATCCCTTCTAAAGAGTTTTATGATTATGAGGCCAAATACTCAGCCACAGAAGACTCCAAGGTGGTCATACCGGCAGATCTATCTCCGGAAATCACACAAAAGGTGAGGGATTATGCGATCAAAGCGTTTGAAGCCATTGAAGGCTCTGGGTTAACCCGGGTGGATTTCTTTGTTACCGAAGATGAGCGCATTTTAATTAATGAAGTCAACACGCTGCCAGGATTTACAAATATCAGTATGTACCCAAAAATGTGGGAAGCCACCGGAATTGGGTATATAGAACTTGTAGACCTGATTATTGCGTCAGCAAAGCGGAAACGCACTACTGTAAGCTAA
- a CDS encoding DUF1934 domain-containing protein has product MTEERKKVWLSISGTVKDEDEKDSLEFLTEGDLYKEANRSCVTYNESEVSGMEGTITTVCVDAQKVSVIRLGTTNSIMEFERGKRNLTWYSTPYGDVTMGILTKDVFVNYNEDEEPTKVSIDYNIEIEGVTNSQNILNIKITQ; this is encoded by the coding sequence ATGACTGAAGAAAGAAAAAAAGTATGGTTATCCATTTCGGGAACCGTCAAAGATGAAGATGAAAAGGATAGCCTCGAGTTCCTGACCGAAGGAGACTTATATAAAGAAGCCAATCGATCCTGCGTCACGTATAATGAATCGGAAGTTTCCGGTATGGAAGGAACAATCACCACCGTCTGTGTTGATGCACAAAAAGTGTCAGTCATTCGTTTGGGAACAACCAACTCGATTATGGAGTTTGAACGTGGAAAGAGAAACCTGACCTGGTATTCTACCCCTTACGGGGATGTGACCATGGGGATTTTAACCAAGGATGTATTTGTAAACTATAATGAGGATGAAGAGCCGACCAAGGTCTCGATCGACTATAACATCGAAATTGAAGGCGTTACAAATTCTCAAAATATCCTGAATATAAAAATTACCCAATAG
- a CDS encoding DUF523 domain-containing protein produces MNQKDFTCLKEALEKKKKILVSSCLLGMKINYEGKAHPVDELRQLFLQGQAIPICPEVLASMPIPRDPAEIVIVNGERKVYNNKEVDVTEGFRLGAQRSLDTARTSGAKIAIMKSRSPSCGCGEIYNGTFSGNLVAGDGIAVALLKENGIRVITEDDFLECLK; encoded by the coding sequence ATGAATCAAAAAGATTTTACTTGTTTAAAAGAAGCTTTGGAAAAGAAAAAGAAGATTTTAGTATCCAGTTGTTTATTGGGAATGAAGATAAACTATGAAGGAAAGGCCCATCCGGTGGATGAGCTGCGACAACTTTTTCTTCAGGGACAGGCGATTCCAATTTGTCCGGAAGTGCTGGCATCAATGCCGATTCCCCGAGATCCGGCTGAAATAGTCATAGTCAATGGAGAACGGAAAGTGTATAATAATAAAGAAGTTGACGTAACCGAAGGATTTCGTCTGGGGGCCCAGCGAAGCCTGGATACTGCCCGGACATCCGGGGCAAAAATTGCAATTATGAAAAGCAGAAGTCCGTCCTGTGGTTGTGGGGAAATTTATAATGGAACCTTTAGTGGAAATTTGGTTGCTGGGGACGGTATCGCCGTAGCCTTATTAAAAGAAAACGGCATTCGCGTCATCACCGAAGATGATTTTTTGGAGTGTTTGAAATAA
- a CDS encoding RsmF rRNA methyltransferase first C-terminal domain-containing protein — MELPEAFKEKMKNLMGEAYESLLDSYDQPESKGIRTNTLKLEPEELANKLPFKTQGVNWCREGFYIDHTVRPGKNPHYYAGLYYVQEPTAMAAVEVLDPKPGDWVLDLCAAPGGKSTQIGARLQGTGVLVANELVNTRAGILSTNIERMGLTNAIVTNEFPERLVDSFYQSFDKILVDAPCSGEGMFRKDPGALADWSLERVDRCMGKQEKILESAHRLLKPGGVLVYSTCTFSPEENEQMIEAFIEKYPYTLETIELPGIIDHGRVEWTHKQQQEIAKTLRIMPMTVKGEGHFIAKLIKSTVVTDTIEIKPGYAKSRLKKATRIELQDYNDFAKNNLAAEFSKAFEDRLYLLGEHLYAIPEGVVLERIANLKLLRTGLHLGTFKKNRFEPGYALAMALKLSQAKNVCDLTDEELAYQYLKGEALNLEATKGWVLVGYEGYSLGFGKASEGLIKNHYPKGLRIRKK, encoded by the coding sequence ATGGAACTACCTGAAGCGTTTAAAGAAAAAATGAAAAATCTGATGGGTGAAGCCTATGAGAGCCTGCTGGATTCTTATGATCAACCCGAAAGCAAAGGCATCCGAACCAATACCCTAAAGCTGGAACCTGAGGAATTAGCCAATAAATTACCCTTTAAAACCCAGGGTGTGAACTGGTGCAGAGAAGGATTTTATATTGATCATACGGTGCGGCCGGGTAAAAATCCCCACTATTACGCCGGGCTCTATTATGTCCAGGAACCGACGGCAATGGCGGCAGTTGAAGTACTTGATCCGAAACCCGGGGATTGGGTGCTTGATCTCTGTGCGGCCCCAGGCGGTAAGTCCACCCAAATTGGTGCCCGGCTTCAGGGTACGGGGGTGTTAGTTGCCAATGAGCTGGTTAATACCCGGGCTGGAATCCTGTCCACTAATATCGAACGGATGGGGTTAACCAACGCCATTGTCACCAATGAATTTCCCGAGCGATTGGTGGACTCTTTTTATCAAAGCTTTGATAAGATTCTAGTCGATGCGCCCTGCTCCGGCGAGGGCATGTTTCGTAAAGACCCGGGAGCTCTGGCCGATTGGAGTCTGGAACGGGTTGACCGCTGTATGGGTAAGCAGGAAAAAATATTAGAAAGTGCCCATCGGCTGTTAAAACCCGGCGGGGTGCTGGTCTATTCAACCTGTACCTTTTCGCCGGAAGAAAATGAACAGATGATTGAAGCTTTTATTGAGAAATACCCCTACACCCTGGAAACCATCGAGTTACCCGGGATTATCGATCATGGCCGGGTCGAATGGACCCACAAGCAGCAGCAGGAGATCGCTAAAACACTACGGATTATGCCGATGACGGTTAAAGGCGAAGGACATTTTATTGCCAAACTGATAAAATCAACCGTCGTTACTGATACCATTGAGATTAAACCGGGATACGCTAAATCACGGTTGAAAAAGGCCACCCGCATCGAGCTACAAGACTATAACGATTTTGCCAAAAATAATCTGGCAGCGGAATTTTCTAAAGCATTCGAAGACCGTCTTTATCTGCTGGGTGAACATCTCTATGCCATCCCGGAGGGGGTGGTGCTGGAGCGGATTGCCAATTTAAAACTCTTGCGGACTGGTCTTCATCTGGGAACCTTTAAAAAGAATCGCTTTGAACCTGGCTATGCACTGGCAATGGCGCTTAAGTTGTCGCAGGCTAAAAATGTCTGCGACTTAACCGATGAAGAGCTGGCTTATCAGTATCTAAAGGGTGAGGCATTAAACCTGGAAGCAACCAAAGGCTGGGTTTTGGTTGGCTATGAGGGCTATTCGTTGGGATTTGGAAAAGCCAGTGAGGGTTTGATTAAAAATCACTATCCCAAGGGGCTAAGAATCAGGAAAAAATAG